In the genome of Leptolyngbya subtilissima AS-A7, one region contains:
- a CDS encoding LCP family protein: MTTPLQNVDPKESRSTDPEQAELVASDGQPSAPASSADQSSHPPRMARRLVKSLLWGSLFVGTAAVSAAVGAVISLTVPLPDFMGGNTNRAASFGDLWQAGFRYQVTRPVNILVMGIDEVPDAQPNSDAVFAGRTDTLLLVRVDAESGTLNVMSIPRDTRVQIPGFGMDKINQANVLGGPELVAQTVGYNLGNIQIDRYVRINTSAFREMVDLVGGIEVNVPTRMEYTDRTQGLYIDLYPGWQTLNGDQAEQFARYRKDSGDIGRVQRQQMLLKALRERLTNPAVLPKLPQALRVVERYVDTNLTLEEMLAIANFGLEMESDQLQMVMLPGRFSTPAEFNASYWLPNWEASATVMQNFFQAEGVSIYADNSQGNYVADLSIAVQNASGQPDQAASVANYLRENGFSNVYIIDDLSTTMARTEVVAQRGDVESARTVESLLGVGLALSESTGDLDSDITIRVGEDWVEQATQTSETQPQE; encoded by the coding sequence ATGACAACCCCTTTGCAGAATGTCGACCCTAAAGAAAGTCGCTCTACCGACCCTGAACAGGCTGAGCTTGTAGCCTCAGACGGTCAACCATCTGCACCAGCCTCATCTGCTGACCAATCATCCCACCCCCCTAGGATGGCCCGACGTCTGGTTAAATCGCTGCTGTGGGGTAGCCTATTTGTCGGTACGGCTGCGGTTTCGGCTGCGGTTGGGGCGGTGATTTCCCTTACGGTGCCTTTGCCCGACTTTATGGGTGGCAACACCAACCGCGCCGCTAGCTTTGGCGATCTCTGGCAGGCGGGCTTTCGCTACCAGGTGACGCGTCCGGTCAACATTTTGGTGATGGGCATTGACGAAGTTCCCGATGCCCAGCCCAACTCGGACGCTGTGTTTGCTGGTCGTACTGACACCCTGTTGCTAGTGCGGGTCGATGCCGAATCCGGCACCCTCAACGTCATGTCTATCCCCCGTGATACCCGCGTGCAAATTCCAGGCTTTGGGATGGATAAAATCAATCAGGCCAACGTCCTAGGTGGCCCAGAACTGGTCGCTCAAACCGTGGGCTACAACCTGGGTAACATTCAAATTGATCGCTACGTACGCATCAACACCAGCGCTTTTCGAGAAATGGTTGACCTGGTAGGGGGCATTGAGGTCAATGTGCCCACCCGTATGGAGTACACGGATCGCACCCAGGGCCTCTATATAGATCTGTATCCCGGCTGGCAAACCCTCAATGGCGACCAGGCTGAGCAGTTTGCTCGCTACCGCAAAGACAGCGGCGATATCGGCCGAGTGCAACGCCAGCAAATGCTGCTAAAGGCGCTGCGGGAGCGGTTGACTAACCCCGCCGTGCTGCCCAAGCTGCCCCAGGCGCTGCGGGTGGTGGAGCGTTATGTCGATACTAACCTCACCCTGGAGGAAATGCTGGCGATCGCCAACTTCGGCCTCGAAATGGAGTCTGACCAGCTGCAAATGGTGATGCTGCCCGGTCGATTTAGCACCCCAGCCGAGTTTAACGCCAGCTACTGGCTCCCCAACTGGGAAGCTTCGGCCACCGTCATGCAAAACTTTTTTCAGGCTGAAGGGGTGAGCATTTACGCCGACAATTCCCAGGGCAACTACGTAGCCGATCTGTCTATTGCGGTGCAAAATGCCTCTGGCCAGCCCGATCAAGCCGCCTCGGTAGCCAACTACCTGCGCGAGAACGGCTTTAGCAATGTCTATATCATCGATGACTTATCAACCACCATGGCCCGCACCGAAGTTGTTGCTCAACGCGGCGATGTCGAGAGTGCCCGTACGGTCGAGTCATTGCTAGGAGTAGGGCTGGCCCTGTCGGAGTCAACCGGTGACCTCGACTCCGACATTACAATTCGGGTGGGGGAAGACTGGGTTGAACAGGCCACCCAAACGTCAGAGACCCAGCCCCAGGAATAG
- a CDS encoding mannose-1-phosphate guanylyltransferase, translated as MAALIPIILAGGKGERFWPVSRLARPKQFLCLDGSDRSLLQATADRLLPLANGWENMWVITAAHLADRVREQLPELPEANLLVEPVGRDTAPAVAWGTLEVAQRYGDDALVGFFPADHWIADEAAFCQTLTAAAELAVSQGAIATLGITPTYPATGYGYIEQGEATGTYGSLSAYTVSRFTEKPDAPTAQSFIDSGRFSWNSGMFIFPAGVMVNELKTHAPALMQALIAEGVDAYPGLDKLSIDYAVLEHTDRAYVMPVTFGWDDLGDWNAVERLLKQPGEKNVDLATHVALDTEGSIVYSADPDEVIVTIGLEDVVIVRDGNATLIVRKDRTQDIKAAVKQIGAEDRFQHLL; from the coding sequence ATGGCGGCGTTAATTCCTATTATTTTGGCAGGGGGTAAGGGCGAGCGGTTTTGGCCGGTGAGCCGTTTGGCCCGTCCTAAACAGTTCTTGTGTCTAGACGGCAGCGATCGCAGCCTGCTGCAAGCCACCGCCGATCGCCTGCTGCCCCTGGCCAACGGCTGGGAAAATATGTGGGTGATTACCGCCGCTCACCTAGCTGATCGGGTTCGTGAACAGCTGCCTGAACTGCCCGAAGCTAACCTGCTGGTCGAACCAGTGGGTCGTGATACCGCTCCGGCAGTTGCCTGGGGCACCCTGGAGGTCGCCCAGCGCTACGGCGATGACGCTTTGGTGGGTTTTTTCCCGGCCGACCACTGGATTGCCGACGAAGCGGCATTTTGTCAGACCCTAACGGCGGCGGCTGAGCTGGCCGTTAGCCAAGGGGCGATCGCCACCCTGGGCATTACCCCCACCTACCCCGCCACCGGCTACGGCTACATCGAGCAGGGGGAGGCCACCGGCACCTACGGCAGCCTCAGCGCCTACACCGTCAGCCGCTTCACCGAAAAACCCGACGCTCCCACCGCCCAATCCTTCATTGACAGCGGTCGCTTCAGCTGGAACAGCGGTATGTTCATCTTCCCCGCCGGGGTGATGGTCAACGAGCTGAAAACCCACGCCCCTGCTCTGATGCAAGCCCTGATTGCTGAAGGGGTTGACGCCTATCCCGGCCTAGACAAGCTCAGCATTGACTACGCCGTCCTGGAGCACACCGATCGCGCCTACGTCATGCCCGTCACCTTTGGCTGGGATGACCTGGGCGACTGGAACGCGGTCGAGCGCCTGCTGAAGCAGCCCGGCGAGAAAAACGTCGATTTAGCCACCCACGTCGCCCTTGATACCGAAGGCAGCATTGTTTACTCCGCCGACCCCGATGAGGTCATCGTCACCATTGGCCTGGAGGATGTGGTGATTGTGCGCGACGGCAATGCCACTTTAATTGTGCGCAAAGACCGTACCCAAGACATCAAGGCGGCGGTGAAGCAGATCGGTGCAGAGGATCGCTTTCAGCACCTGCTGTAG